The following coding sequences lie in one Pseudomonas syringae CC1557 genomic window:
- a CDS encoding penicillin-binding protein 1A: MRLLKFLWWSLVAVFCSLLLGLSGAFLYLSPTLPSVEALRSIQLQIPLRVFSSDGKLIAEFGEMRRTPIRFAEIPPNFINALLSAEDDNFANHYGVDPGSLMRAASQLVKSGHIQSGGSTITMQVAKNFFLTSERSFSRKTTEILLALQIERQLTKDEILELYVNKIYLGNRAYGIEAAAQVYYGKSIRDVSLAQMAMIAGLPKAPSRFNPLANPTRAKERRDWILGRMYRLGKIDQTAYQAALNEPLNASYHVPTPEVNAPYIAEMARAEMVGRYGSEAYTEGFRVTTTVPSDLQEHANKAIQQGLIDYDQRHGYRGPESRFAGMTRANWVQELTKQRTINGLEPAIVIQVDKTGLRVLTRNGEKEENVDWATMKWARPYLNTNSLGANPKQPGDVAKVGDLVRLLRQDDGSLKFSQIPVAQSALVSLDPQNGAIRALVGGFAFEQSNYNRAMQAKRQPGSSFKPFIYSAALDNGYTASSLVNDAPIVFVDEYLDKVWRPKNDTNTFLGPIRLREALYKSRNLVSIRLLQALGIDSTIDYITRFGFSKQDLPRNLSLALGTATLTPMEIATGWATFANGGYKVSPYLIQTIENRDGQTLFVANPPSVPANDVKTAPNTSTFAVHDTPSVATTAPGTPAEPQAPAFAERIVDGRTTYILNSMLQDVIKRGTGRRALSMNRPDIAGKTGTTNDSKDAWFSGYNADYVTTVWSGFDQPESLGRHEFGGTVSLPIWMDYMSAALKDKPPHQQAEPDGILSLRVDPLSGRAATPSTPNAFFELFKSEDTPPSVNELGGSSAPGSPLPADESAPIDLF; encoded by the coding sequence ATACGCCTGCTGAAGTTTTTGTGGTGGTCCCTCGTCGCGGTCTTCTGCTCGCTGTTACTCGGCCTGAGCGGCGCGTTTCTCTACTTGAGTCCGACCCTGCCATCCGTTGAGGCGCTGCGAAGCATCCAACTGCAAATTCCCCTGCGCGTGTTCAGCAGCGACGGCAAGCTGATTGCCGAATTTGGCGAAATGCGCCGCACGCCGATTCGCTTTGCCGAAATCCCGCCCAACTTCATCAATGCACTGCTATCAGCCGAAGATGACAATTTCGCCAATCACTACGGTGTCGATCCAGGCAGCCTGATGCGCGCCGCCTCGCAACTGGTCAAGAGCGGCCACATTCAATCGGGCGGCAGTACCATCACCATGCAGGTCGCGAAGAACTTTTTCCTGACCAGCGAAAGAAGCTTTTCACGCAAAACCACCGAGATCCTTCTTGCCTTGCAAATCGAGCGCCAACTCACCAAGGACGAGATTCTCGAGCTGTACGTAAACAAGATTTATCTGGGTAACCGGGCCTACGGTATCGAGGCAGCGGCGCAAGTCTACTATGGCAAATCGATTCGCGATGTAAGCCTTGCGCAAATGGCCATGATTGCCGGTCTGCCCAAGGCACCTTCACGCTTCAACCCGTTGGCCAACCCGACCCGCGCCAAGGAACGTCGTGACTGGATCCTCGGACGCATGTACCGCCTGGGCAAGATCGATCAGACGGCCTACCAGGCTGCACTGAACGAGCCACTCAACGCCAGCTACCACGTCCCTACGCCGGAAGTGAATGCACCGTACATCGCTGAAATGGCGCGTGCGGAAATGGTCGGCCGTTATGGCAGCGAGGCCTATACAGAGGGCTTCCGCGTCACTACCACGGTGCCGAGCGACTTGCAGGAGCACGCCAACAAGGCTATCCAGCAGGGCCTGATCGACTACGACCAGCGTCATGGCTATCGCGGGCCGGAAAGCCGTTTTGCTGGCATGACCCGCGCCAACTGGGTACAGGAACTCACCAAGCAGCGTACGATCAACGGCCTTGAGCCTGCCATCGTGATCCAGGTCGACAAGACCGGGTTGCGCGTGTTGACCCGTAACGGCGAGAAGGAAGAAAACGTCGACTGGGCCACCATGAAATGGGCGCGTCCTTACCTGAATACCAACAGCCTGGGCGCCAATCCCAAGCAGCCGGGCGACGTTGCAAAGGTCGGTGATCTGGTTCGCTTGCTGCGTCAGGACGATGGCTCGCTGAAATTCAGTCAAATTCCCGTCGCGCAAAGCGCACTGGTTTCGCTTGACCCGCAGAATGGCGCCATTCGGGCACTGGTGGGCGGATTCGCGTTCGAGCAGAGCAACTACAACCGGGCCATGCAGGCCAAGCGTCAGCCGGGTTCAAGCTTCAAGCCGTTCATCTACAGTGCCGCACTCGACAACGGCTACACCGCTTCAAGCCTGGTGAACGACGCCCCTATCGTGTTCGTCGACGAATATCTGGACAAGGTATGGCGTCCGAAAAACGACACCAACACGTTCCTCGGCCCGATCCGCCTGCGAGAAGCGCTGTACAAGTCGCGTAACCTGGTGTCCATCCGTCTGCTTCAGGCACTGGGCATCGACAGCACCATCGATTACATCACCCGCTTCGGCTTCTCGAAACAGGACCTGCCGCGCAACCTGTCGCTGGCCCTGGGTACGGCAACACTGACCCCGATGGAAATCGCGACCGGTTGGGCGACCTTTGCCAACGGCGGCTATAAGGTCAGTCCTTATCTGATCCAGACCATCGAGAACCGTGACGGCCAGACGCTGTTCGTCGCCAACCCGCCAAGCGTTCCGGCCAACGACGTCAAAACTGCGCCGAATACGTCGACCTTTGCCGTACACGACACCCCGAGCGTGGCCACCACTGCACCGGGCACGCCCGCTGAACCGCAAGCGCCTGCCTTTGCAGAGCGCATCGTGGATGGCCGCACGACGTACATTCTGAACAGCATGCTGCAGGACGTGATCAAGCGCGGCACGGGGCGTCGCGCGCTGTCCATGAATCGCCCGGACATTGCAGGCAAGACCGGTACGACCAACGACTCCAAGGATGCGTGGTTCTCCGGCTACAACGCGGACTACGTCACAACGGTATGGAGCGGTTTCGACCAACCCGAGAGCCTTGGGCGTCATGAGTTTGGCGGTACGGTTTCGTTGCCGATCTGGATGGACTACATGAGCGCTGCGCTCAAGGACAAGCCGCCGCACCAGCAGGCAGAACCGGATGGCATCCTCAGCCTGCGGGTTGACCCATTGAGCGGTCGCGCGGCAACGCCGAGCACGCCGAATGCGTTCTTTGAGCTATTCAAGAGCGAAGACACGCCACCTAGCGTCAACGAACTGGGCGGCAGCAGCGCCCCTGGCAGCCCACTGCCAGCAGACGAGTCTGCGCCTATCGATCTGTTCTGA
- the rpmE gene encoding 50S ribosomal protein L31 yields MKADIHPVYEAIDATCSCGNVIKTRSTLTGPLSLDVCNECHPFYTGKQKMLDVGGRVDKFKSRFGAFGATKAKQD; encoded by the coding sequence ATGAAAGCTGATATCCATCCAGTTTACGAAGCCATTGACGCGACCTGCAGCTGCGGCAATGTCATCAAAACCCGTTCCACTCTGACCGGCCCTTTGAGCCTGGACGTGTGCAACGAGTGCCACCCGTTCTACACCGGCAAGCAGAAGATGCTTGACGTTGGCGGCCGTGTCGACAAGTTCAAATCCCGTTTCGGTGCGTTCGGCGCAACCAAAGCGAAGCAAGACTGA
- a CDS encoding thermonuclease family protein: MGISRLLEKTPLVGVFFMSAIWLSGAQAFCPAPASLPVVQVQRVVDGDTLRLSDGRSVRMIGLNTPETGKKGQSAEPFAEAAKRRLQALVDASGGQVSLRVGQQGKDHYGRTLANLYGRDGANLEAQLLSEGLGYLVAVAPNVALVDCQQSAELQARQARLGLWRSSPVQASDTLDKSGFALVSGQVKSVQRNRGGVWIELKGSLVLRIAPDKMSGFDMAMLERLKGRKIEARGWVVDRSRRGGLKPGQPRWLLPLTHPAMLGLSAI; encoded by the coding sequence TTGGGCATTTCCAGGCTGCTTGAAAAGACGCCCCTTGTGGGCGTCTTTTTTATGTCCGCAATTTGGCTGTCCGGCGCACAGGCATTCTGCCCCGCGCCAGCCTCCTTGCCTGTTGTGCAGGTACAGCGGGTTGTCGACGGCGACACGCTGCGTTTGTCCGATGGCCGTAGTGTGCGGATGATCGGGCTGAACACACCTGAAACCGGCAAAAAGGGCCAGTCTGCCGAGCCTTTCGCTGAAGCTGCCAAGCGCAGGCTGCAAGCACTGGTGGACGCCAGCGGCGGTCAGGTCAGTCTGCGCGTGGGTCAGCAGGGCAAGGACCATTACGGCCGCACGCTGGCCAACCTCTACGGGCGTGACGGTGCCAACCTCGAAGCGCAATTGCTCAGCGAAGGTCTGGGCTATCTGGTAGCGGTCGCGCCCAACGTCGCGCTGGTCGATTGTCAGCAAAGTGCAGAACTCCAGGCGCGTCAGGCCAGGCTGGGTCTATGGCGCAGCTCACCTGTGCAAGCGTCAGACACCCTCGATAAAAGCGGCTTTGCCTTGGTGTCTGGTCAGGTCAAGAGCGTGCAGCGCAACCGCGGCGGCGTCTGGATCGAGTTGAAGGGCTCTCTTGTGCTACGCATTGCGCCTGACAAGATGTCCGGCTTTGACATGGCGATGCTCGAACGCCTCAAGGGCCGGAAAATCGAAGCGCGCGGCTGGGTGGTGGATCGCTCCCGGCGCGGTGGCCTGAAGCCCGGGCAGCCACGCTGGCTGCTGCCGTTGACGCACCCTGCGATGCTGGGCCTGTCCGCTATATAA
- a CDS encoding malic enzyme-like NAD(P)-binding protein: MSDLKTAALEYHANPRPGKLSVELTKPTATARDLALAYSPGVAEPVREIARDPELAYKYTGKGNLVAVISDGTAILGLGDLGPLASKPVMEGKGVLFKRFAGIDVFDIEVDSESPQAFIDTVKRISITFGGINLEDIKAPECFEIEKALIEQCDIPVFHDDQHGTAIVTAAGMINALEIVGKTLDTAKIVCLGAGAAAISCMKLLVSMGAKIENIFMVDRTGVIHSGRTDLNQYKAVFAHATEKRSLTDALDGADVFVGLSGPKLLSAENLKLMAKDPIVFACSNPDPEISPELAHATRSDVIMATGRSDYPNQVNNVLGFPFIFRGALDVRAKRINEEMKIAAANALRELAKLPVPQEVCDAYGGIKLEFGREYIIPKPMDTRLLGLIADAVAKAAIESGVATLPYPKHYPLTSVDDVFNG; the protein is encoded by the coding sequence ATGTCAGATCTGAAAACTGCCGCGCTCGAATATCATGCCAATCCTCGTCCGGGGAAGCTGAGCGTCGAACTCACCAAGCCGACCGCAACCGCTCGTGACCTGGCTCTGGCCTACAGCCCTGGCGTTGCTGAACCCGTGCGTGAAATCGCCCGTGACCCTGAGCTGGCTTACAAGTACACCGGCAAAGGCAATCTGGTAGCAGTTATTTCCGATGGCACCGCGATTCTCGGCCTCGGCGATCTGGGTCCATTGGCTTCCAAGCCAGTCATGGAAGGTAAAGGGGTTCTGTTCAAGCGTTTCGCCGGTATCGACGTTTTCGATATCGAAGTCGACTCCGAGAGCCCGCAGGCCTTCATCGACACCGTCAAGCGTATCTCCATCACCTTCGGTGGCATCAACCTGGAAGACATCAAGGCACCTGAGTGCTTTGAAATCGAGAAAGCGCTGATCGAACAGTGCGACATCCCGGTTTTCCACGATGACCAGCACGGCACCGCTATCGTGACCGCAGCCGGTATGATAAACGCGCTGGAAATCGTCGGCAAAACCCTCGATACCGCGAAGATCGTCTGCCTGGGCGCTGGCGCTGCTGCCATCTCGTGCATGAAGCTGCTGGTGAGCATGGGCGCGAAGATCGAAAATATCTTTATGGTCGACCGTACCGGTGTGATCCACTCCGGCCGTACCGATCTGAACCAGTACAAGGCAGTTTTTGCGCACGCGACCGAAAAGCGCTCGCTGACCGACGCGCTGGACGGTGCCGATGTGTTCGTTGGCCTTTCCGGTCCGAAGCTGCTGAGCGCCGAAAACCTCAAGCTGATGGCCAAGGACCCGATCGTGTTTGCCTGCTCGAACCCTGATCCGGAAATTTCCCCGGAACTGGCTCACGCTACCCGCAGCGACGTGATCATGGCGACTGGTCGTTCGGACTACCCGAACCAGGTCAACAATGTGCTGGGCTTCCCGTTCATCTTCCGTGGAGCTCTGGACGTTCGCGCCAAGCGCATCAACGAAGAAATGAAAATCGCTGCGGCAAACGCCCTGCGTGAACTGGCCAAGCTGCCGGTGCCTCAGGAAGTCTGCGACGCCTACGGCGGCATCAAACTGGAATTCGGTCGTGAGTACATCATCCCGAAGCCAATGGACACCCGCCTGCTGGGCCTGATCGCCGACGCGGTCGCCAAGGCTGCCATTGAAAGTGGCGTTGCCACCCTGCCGTATCCGAAGCATTACCCGCTGACCAGCGTGGACGACGTGTTCAACGGCTGA